ATCGGGCGGAGGCCTATCGCCAGCGTTTCGCCCGCGCCGAGTCCATCATGGCCGAGCGCCCGAACGTGGACGTGCCGACCGTCTCCGGCCGGGTGATGATCGTCGCCCTCGGCTATGCGCTGGCAAAGGACGGCACGGCGGAGAAGCCGCTCCTCGACCGCCTCGACGTGGCCTTGAAGGCCGCTAACGCCAACCCGTCGGCCCGGGTCATGGTGACCGGAGGCCAGCCCCAGGCCGGCGTCACCGAGGGCGACGTCATGACCAAATGGCTGGTGGAAAAGGGCGTCGACCGGGACCGCATCCTGATCGAGGACAAGTCGAAGGATACGGTCGGCAACGTGCTCAACGTCGCCAACCTGCTGAAGCGGCACACGGCCGATGCGGTCATCCTGGTGACGAGCTCCAGTCACATGCGCCGCGCCCGCACCCTGCTGGAGGACGCCTTCCGGCAATACGGCCTTACCGCGCCTATCCTGCCGGTCGTGGCCCTCGACGCACCCTCGGTCGAGGAGGCGGCGAAGGTCTCCAAGGACGAACGGATGGTGATCTATCGCGATCTCATGCGCGTCTCGGGGCTGTGGGCCTATCCTGGCATCCAGCAGTAGCCGGCGTCACTCGATCTTGAAGTCTCCCGGGTTCCAGGAGACTTTCGGGTATTGCGGATCCATCTCCTCCAGGGTCGCCTTGACGATGGAGGCGATGGCCGCGTTGCGGACCCATTTCCGGTCGGCGGGGATGATGTGCCAGGGCGCCCAGGGCGTCGAGCAGCGATTGAGCATGATCTCGTAGGCCTCCTGGTACTCGTCCCAGTGCTGCCGGTCCTCCAGGTCGCTCGGGTTGAACTTCCAGTGCTTCGCAGGATCGTCCAGGCGCTCCTGCAGCCTCTCCTTCTGCTCATCCTTCGAGATGTGCAGCATGAACTTGAGAATGGTCGTGCCGTTCTCCGCGAGTATCTTCTCGAACGCGTTGATCTGCTCGTAGCGCTGCTCGATGGCCTTTTCCGGCGCGAGCTTCCTGACCTTGCCGATCAGCACGTCCTCGTAATGCGAGCGGTTGAAGATGCCGATGGTGCCGCGCCTGGGGCAGGCCTCATGAACGCGCCAGAGATAGTCGTGCTGCAGCTCGATCCGCGAAGGCGGGCCGAACGCATGGACCGAGACTCCCAGCGGCCCGGTCGCGTTGAAGACGCCGCGAATCGTGCCGTCCTTGCCCGACGTATCGGTGCCTTGCAGGATCACGAGCAGGGCGCGAGACCCCTCCGCGTAGAGCCGGTCCTGCAGGATGTCGATGTCCTTGGCGAGAGCCGCCGTTGCGGCCTTCGTCTCCTCCTCGTCCTTGAAGAGCGATTTGTCCCGAGGGTTCAGGTCCTTCAGCCGAACCTTCCCGCCGGGTTCGACCCGAAGCTTGTTCATCAAGGTCCGTTCCTGTTCCGCCATGCCCGTTCCTCCATATCCCAGGACGATAGGGCAGGATGGCCGGAAAGGAAGGTTGGGATCGCGGCCGGGCTGCTCTTTACGGGCGTTCCGGCACGACCTACCAAGGATCTGCCAACCACGATGGAAGAAGCTGCCACGATGCTGTCACTCTACTATTATCCCGGCAATGCCAGCCTCCTGCCGCACATGATGCTGCGGGAAATCGGGGCGGAGTTCGAGCTGCGCCTCGTCGATCGCGGCCATAACGCCCAGAAAAGCGCCGAGTATCTCAAGCTCAATCCAAGCGGGCGCATTCCGGTCCTCGTCGACGATGATCTGGTCCTGTTCGAGACGGCCGCCATCGCCCTCCACCTCGCCGACAAGTTCCCGGAAGCGGGCCTTGCGCCGGCGGTCGGAACCGCCGAGCGGGCCACGTTCTACAAGTGGATGATGCACCTCTCGAATACGCCCCAGGCGGAATATCGTGCGTGGTTCTACCCGCACGAGCACGTCATCGACGAGGCCGCCGCGCCGAGTGTCAAGCAGGCCGCAGGTGAGCGCCTCGACCGGATGTTCGACGTAATTTCCGGGCAGCTCGGCGACAAGACCTGGCTCCTCGGCGAGCGCTTCTCCGCCGCCGATCTTTTCCTCTTCATGCTGATCCGCTGGGGCCGCGGCATGCCGCGTCCGCCACGCAGCATCCCGAACCTCAACGCCCTCGCCGAGCGCGTGCTCGCACGGCCAGCCGTTCAGAAGGCGCTCGAGGTGGAGGGGATCAAGGCTCCGTTCTTCTGAGCCTTAGGTCTTGCGCGACGTTCGCTTCGAGGGGCGTCGCGCAGGCAGGACTTGGTCGACCTTGCTGAGATCCGCCCAGGGATCGCGCTTCAGCGAGGCGAGGCGCTCGCTCAGGTTCTTGACGGTGAACCCGTTGGGCTTGAGATCATGAGTCAGCTCCTCCCAGGCAACCGGCGTGGCCACGGGAGCGCCGGCTCGCGAGCGCGTCGAGTAGGGGGCAATCGCCGATGCCTCGCGATTGTTGCGCAGGTAGTCGATGAAGATTCTGCCCTCGCGCTCCTGCTTGACCGAAGTGGTCGTGTAGCGATCCGGCTCGTCGGCCGCCATGGCTTCGGCGAGGTCCCGTGTGAATACGAGAGCATCCTTCCAGGGAGCCTTCGGCTTGAGCGGCACGACCACGTGCAGGCCTTTGCCGCCGGTCGTCTTCACGAAGCTTTCCAACCCGACGGTTTTCAAACGTTCGCGGACGGCCAAAGCCCCTTCGATCACCTCCGGCCACTCCACCCCGTCGCCCGGATCGAAATCGAACACGAGCCGGTCGGGATGTTCGAGGTCGGCCAGAGTCGCGCCCCACACGTGCATTTCCAGCGCGCCCGACTGGACGAGGGCAACGACGCCCTGGATGTCGCGAACCGTCAGGACTTCCGACGTGCTCTTTCCGTCCGGCACCATGTCCTGGTGAATGAAGGAACTCATGCCCGCCCAGGAATGGCGCTGCACGAAGCATTTCTTCTCCGTCCCGCCGGGACAGCGGATGAGCGTGAGAGGGCGGTTGATCAGATGCGGCAGGAGCCAATCCTGGATGCCGAAATAGAACTCCGCCAATTCCAGTTTGGTCAGCCCCTGATCCTCCCACAGCACGCGGTCAGGATGGGTGAGGGAAACGCCTGCGACTTCCGCTGAAACGCTGTCGGATTCCTTGGACTTCGACGATGCCCGCTTCGCAGGCTTGTTCGATTTTGCAGGCGGCGCCTTTTTCTCCGCAGAATTCTTCGCCTTCCGTCCCGGGGCGATTTCCTCCAGCGAGCGGCCCGTCTTCACCGAGAGAGGCGCTTCGTCGAGAATGTCCGGATCGCCCTCGCTGCGAGCATAGCCGTCCTCTGCCTTGATCAGAAGCCAGGATTCCTGCTTCTCGCGCGGACGCTTCGCCATGCGGACCAGATGCCATGTTCCGTGCAGCTTCTCGCCGTCGAGGCGGAAGGTGAGGCGGCCCTTCTCGTAGCCTTCGCGAGGATCGCCTTCCGGTTCCCAGGTCCCCCGATCCCACAGCAGAACGGTGCCGCCGCCATATTGGCCTTCCGGGATCGTGCCTTCGAAGTCGCCGTAATCGAGCGGATGATCCTCCACATGGACCGCGAGGCGCTTCTCGCCCTTGACGAGGCTCGGCCCCTTGGCCACCGCCCAGCTCTTGAGGACCCCGTCGAGTTCGAGGCGGAAATCGTAATGCAGGCGGGAGGCATCGTGCTTCTGCACGACGAAGGAGGCGCCTCGGCGGCGGGAGGTCTTTCCCGCCGGCTCGGAGGTTTTCGCGAAGTCGCGCTTGGCGCGATAGGCTGCGAGCTTTGCCATGACGCGGAGTCAAATCCGCGCCATGGGGTCTGGTTCCAGGATTGGATGTCTGCCCATCGACCTCTGGCCTCATCCTGAGGAGCCGCTGCAAGCGGCGTCTCGAAGGAGCGTCCAGAGTGCGCGGGAGACGCCCTCTTCCTTCGAGACGGTCACTGACGTGACCTCCTCAGGATGAGGGCTCAGGGATGCGCCTGTTGGGGGCGGACCTCAAGAGGCCAGCGGCTGGGTTGCCGCCTCTGCCCTGCCGTGCTCGGTCAGGAACGCCGCCGCGATCAGGTCGCGGGTATAGTCTTCCTGCGGCCTGTCGAAGATCTCCTCGGCCGTGCCGCGTTCCACCACCTTGCCGCTCTTCATGACCATGATCTCGTCCGAGAGGGCGCGCACGACGGCGAGGTCGTGGCTGATGAACACGTAGGCGAGGCCGTGCGCCTTCTGCAGGCCGCGCAGCAGCTCGACGATCTCCTTCTGGACGGAGCGGTCGAGCGCCGAGGTCGGCTCGTCGAGCACCACGAGCTTCGGATGCAGGATCATGGCTCGGGC
This region of Microvirga mediterraneensis genomic DNA includes:
- a CDS encoding YdcF family protein; the protein is MRKFATIGAATLLALSIPVTAHAFDQGNTSRIKTLVDTGMQYYWSGGDVKKAEAEIFKGITLHGRYDVVEKAFAEASTLAPERLDFRFAVASSQILQKNLSGARATYQDILAKSPASFDAQAWLAALARIEGQADEVALTDQALAALDRDRAEAYRQRFARAESIMAERPNVDVPTVSGRVMIVALGYALAKDGTAEKPLLDRLDVALKAANANPSARVMVTGGQPQAGVTEGDVMTKWLVEKGVDRDRILIEDKSKDTVGNVLNVANLLKRHTADAVILVTSSSHMRRARTLLEDAFRQYGLTAPILPVVALDAPSVEEAAKVSKDERMVIYRDLMRVSGLWAYPGIQQ
- a CDS encoding polyphosphate kinase 2 family protein, whose translation is MAEQERTLMNKLRVEPGGKVRLKDLNPRDKSLFKDEEETKAATAALAKDIDILQDRLYAEGSRALLVILQGTDTSGKDGTIRGVFNATGPLGVSVHAFGPPSRIELQHDYLWRVHEACPRRGTIGIFNRSHYEDVLIGKVRKLAPEKAIEQRYEQINAFEKILAENGTTILKFMLHISKDEQKERLQERLDDPAKHWKFNPSDLEDRQHWDEYQEAYEIMLNRCSTPWAPWHIIPADRKWVRNAAIASIVKATLEEMDPQYPKVSWNPGDFKIE
- a CDS encoding glutathione S-transferase family protein — encoded protein: MLSLYYYPGNASLLPHMMLREIGAEFELRLVDRGHNAQKSAEYLKLNPSGRIPVLVDDDLVLFETAAIALHLADKFPEAGLAPAVGTAERATFYKWMMHLSNTPQAEYRAWFYPHEHVIDEAAAPSVKQAAGERLDRMFDVISGQLGDKTWLLGERFSAADLFLFMLIRWGRGMPRPPRSIPNLNALAERVLARPAVQKALEVEGIKAPFF
- the ligD gene encoding non-homologous end-joining DNA ligase, yielding MAKLAAYRAKRDFAKTSEPAGKTSRRRGASFVVQKHDASRLHYDFRLELDGVLKSWAVAKGPSLVKGEKRLAVHVEDHPLDYGDFEGTIPEGQYGGGTVLLWDRGTWEPEGDPREGYEKGRLTFRLDGEKLHGTWHLVRMAKRPREKQESWLLIKAEDGYARSEGDPDILDEAPLSVKTGRSLEEIAPGRKAKNSAEKKAPPAKSNKPAKRASSKSKESDSVSAEVAGVSLTHPDRVLWEDQGLTKLELAEFYFGIQDWLLPHLINRPLTLIRCPGGTEKKCFVQRHSWAGMSSFIHQDMVPDGKSTSEVLTVRDIQGVVALVQSGALEMHVWGATLADLEHPDRLVFDFDPGDGVEWPEVIEGALAVRERLKTVGLESFVKTTGGKGLHVVVPLKPKAPWKDALVFTRDLAEAMAADEPDRYTTTSVKQEREGRIFIDYLRNNREASAIAPYSTRSRAGAPVATPVAWEELTHDLKPNGFTVKNLSERLASLKRDPWADLSKVDQVLPARRPSKRTSRKT